The Thermofilaceae archaeon genome includes a window with the following:
- a CDS encoding aspartyl protease family protein produces MGLVHVEAVVKKGCVALPVKLLVDSGATYTVLERDVWERLGLEKMGDVELVLAGGTTIKRGVSEVLIELKGYGE; encoded by the coding sequence GTGGGCCTAGTCCACGTTGAAGCTGTTGTCAAGAAAGGTTGTGTAGCGCTACCGGTTAAGCTGCTGGTCGATTCAGGCGCGACTTACACCGTGCTTGAGCGCGACGTTTGGGAGAGGTTAGGTTTGGAGAAGATGGGGGATGTCGAGCTCGTTCTCGCCGGCGGAACGACTATTAAGCGAGGTGTCTCAGAGGTGCTGATCGAGCTTAAAGGCT